One stretch of Miscanthus floridulus cultivar M001 chromosome 18, ASM1932011v1, whole genome shotgun sequence DNA includes these proteins:
- the LOC136522820 gene encoding pentatricopeptide repeat-containing protein At5g48730, chloroplastic-like — MATGPVTAPSSMAIPSARRNLALLPTVSAAREPPRAWAAAGAEGRSRRGKEAEAADEEEAERRRKEEVNRKIASRKALSIILRREATKAVLDKRKPGKGTRRLLPGTVLEALHDRVAALRWDSALKVFELMRDQVWYRPYIGIYIKLITMLGKCKQPEKAHELFQAMIDEGCAPNLESYTALVSAYSRSGRFREAFDLLDRMKDTPGCQPDVQTYSILIKSCLHAYDFEKVKSLLTDMARAGIWPNTVTYNTLIDAYGKAGRFAEMESTLLTMLSQNCKPDVWTMNSTLRAFGSSGQIETMESCYEKFQASGIVPNIKTYNILLDSYGKAKMYEKMGAVMEYMQKYYYSWTIVTYNVVIDAFGRAGDLEQMEYIFRLMKSERIKPNCVTLCSVVRAYGRAGELKKIKTVLRIVENSDITLDIVFFNCLVDAYGRVGCLAEMWDVLDLMKEHRCKPDKVTCTTMIKWFLIKGINDHRVQYLRDLKDGRATDDT, encoded by the exons ATGGCCACTGGGCCAGTGACCGCTCCCTCCTCCATGGCGATCCCCTCCGCGCGCCGTAACCTGGCGCTCCTACCAACAGTCTCCGCGGCTCGCGAGCCGCCGCGCGCGTGGGCAGCGGCTGGTGCGGAGGGGAGGTCGCGGAGAGggaaggaggcggaggcggcggacgAGGAGGAAGCGGAGAGGCGGCGGAAGGAGGAGGTGAACCGGAAGATCGCGTCCCGGAAGGCGCTGTCCATCATCCTCCGGCGCGAGGCCACCAAAGCGGTCCTCGACAAGCGCAAGCCCGGCAAGGGCACGCGCCGCCTCCTCCCCGGCACCGTCCTTGAGGCCCTGCACGACCGCGTCGCCGCCCTCCGATGGGACTCCGCCCTCAAG GTGTTCGAGCTAATGCGGGACCAGGTGTGGTACAGGCCTTACATCGGCATCTACATCAAACTTATAACCATGCTTGGCAAGTGCAAGCAGCCGGAGAAGGCGCACGAGCTCTTCCAGGCGATGATCGATGAGGGTTGCGCGCCCAACCTCGAGTCCTACACCGCCCTAGTCTCCGCGTATAGCAGGAGCGGCCGATTCCGTGAGGCATTCGACCTACTTGATCGGATGAAGGACACCCCGGGTTGCCAGCCTGATGTGCAGACGTACTCGATTCTCATCAAGTCATGCTTACACGCTTATGATTTTGAGAAGGTGAAGAGTTTGCTGACTGATATGGCACGGGCGGGCATCTGGCCTAACACCGTCACCTATAATACATTGATTGATGCCTATGGGAAAGCAGGAAG GTTTGCTGAGATGGAATCAACTCTTCTGACGATGTTGTCACAAAATTGCAAGCCTGATGTGTGGACAATGAATTCTACTCTCAGAGCTTTTGGCAGTAGTGGTCAGATTGAGACAATGGAAAGCTGCTATGAGAAGTTCCAGGCCTCTGGTATTGTCCCAAACATTAAGACCTACAATATCTTACTCGATTCCTATGGTAAAGCCAAAATGTATGAGAAGATGGGAGCTGTGATGGAGTACATGCAGAAGTATTACTATTCTTGGACAATAGTTACTTACAATGTAGTGATTGATGCATTTGGAAGGGCCGGAGACCTTGAGCAGATGGAATACATATTTAGGCTAATGAAATCTGAGCGTATAAAACCCAATTGTGTTACACTCTGTTCAGTGGTTAGAGCATATGGAAGAGCTGGGGAACTTAAGAAAATAAAGACAGTGTTGAGAATTGTTGAGAATTCTGACATAACATTGGATATTGTGTTCTTCAACTGTTTGGTGGATGCATATGGGAGGGTGGGGTGCTTGGCAGAGATGTGGGATGTTCTTGATTTGATGAAGGAGCACAGATGCAAACCAGACAAGGTAACATGCACTACCATGATCAAATGGTTTCTCATCAAAGGAATCAACGATCATCGTGTTCAGTATCTACGTGATCTTAAAGATGGGCGTGCAACAGATGATACATAG